GGTTCGGCCTGACGCTCTTCTTCGTGCTGGTGCCGTCCGTGCTGGTCCAGATTCTGAGTTTCCGCTGGTTCGTGCAGGACTACACCGGCGGGGGGCTCGGAGAGGTGGAGGGGCTTACTAAAAGGGGGACGGTGGTTCAGGGCTGCCTGTATCCCGGAAAGGACCGCCTGCAGCTGGCCATCATCTGGCTGTGGCAGGCCACCATACACATCCTCCAGCTGGGGCAGGTGTGGAGGTGAGAACACACCTGAGCCTCTTCTCACCTCTCGTTGGTACAAGAAGGGAAACTGACAGACAGGGACAGGAAACATTTAGAGGAACAGAACCTGATTGGAGTCATGataaagttaaatgaaatgGTTTAGTTTACTACAAATGAAGTTTTAAAACTGACGCTCTCCATGGTGCTGAATCCATTTCCAGTATATCAATGCCTTGCAACGTCATTGTTTCTGTTAACTTGGGTGGGGGAAACATCTAGGTACTAAAGGAAGGTGGTATCTAAAGAAAACACTTGAAAATGGCCCTAGAGTGGTTCAATCTAAGCATATGTATGTGTTAGAaaggtccagtcaaagttcaaacttaaatccaattgagaatttgtAGGAAACCGATGTTCACATGCACTTTCCATCTAACCTGACTCAGCTTTTGATACGTAATTAATCTGATTGCCATGAAAATGCATCAAAGCCTGTAGTCGTATTGacaaaatatgggaaaaatgtcaggCAGTGTCCAGCAGCTGCGCACCAAAGAGGTCAGAACTCTTTGTTTCCGTCCGTATGCTTATGCGTTCATGTGTGTCAGCGTGTGTGACGAGTGGAAAAACGGTGTCACGGCTCTTCCCCACGAGTGTCAGCGTGCATGGAGAGTACAAAGAGGAAAAGCATCTGCGCTTCTGGCAACTCTCCTCTCTCGCATGCTCACTATTTATCTCCCTCTCCTCCCCATctgacacacgcacacacagtaGGACATGCTTAGGTGTTAATTGAGGTGCTAACAACACTGTCAGGGGAACAACGTGGAAGACACACAGACATGTCTCTCTCTGTTGCAAAGTAGTAGCGGCGTATAAATTCCTCTAATGGTGcccagcagcagaaaaaaggtcgagtttctgtgtgtgtgtacgtcCAGCTTCTTCTCTGCTTTGAGTTGTAGGGTTAAACCATCACACAAACTGCAGaatggaaggaagaaaggaagggagTGGAATGGCCTGATTGAGACAGATTGCTTTAGAGATGGAGAGGAGAGTGAGAATGGGGGGGAGGGTAAAGAAACAGAGATCAAGAGGAGGAAGGGAGAAGAAGAGTGGTGGGGGTAGGGTGGAGGATCTACTCCGATCATTTAGAAGCACATCCTCTCATGTCAGAGCTAATCGAATTCGCCTGCCAGTCAGTATTCACCTGAGAATTACAGAGAAGACTTCCTGTTTTCCCTCATATCCTTGTTATTTAGTCAAGGACATAAAGTCGCAGTTGGAAGTTCACTCTTTCGCCCATCTGACCATAAAACACCAATAATTAATGTATGAAAACGTCTGAGCAGAACTGGATCCATGGGTCACATTAGAGTGAAAACGATCAGTGTTGCTCTAAGTTGCTTCAAAGCTCTTGtaagtttgtgtgtgttgttgggAGTGTGGATGCTGCATTATTTATGTCATATAAAGCTTCTACTGTGTATTTCCAACCGCAGAGAGATACTAGCCGTATTTACAATAACATGTATAATGCAGAAATGCGCTACAGTACTATGCCTGGGtgatatggcttaaaaataaaacctgacctttttttaaactagaTCCAATTTTCGATTTTAAtcgatttttttccccaacttcttttctgaaaaagaagctacaaatgacaggaaataatttcaaaaagtggcctttatttcaatcattcctTCCACAACACAGCACTAGGAATGTAAGcataaaattagcaaaataaaaacacaattttaccagaagaacatcttaaaattaATAGGAAAAGGTATAATTGAGAATTAAACTTCAATAGAGTTATCAAGATCTGCACCATGTGATTCTTTCGTCAAAATGTTGCATATATTTTTGCTCAGTCATTTCAGAGCCCTgctgctgatgtgttaaaagattcAGTATTTTCTAATTTGTAAATCCGATACCAAAATATAActtcacattttcctttttttgtgttggagttttcataaaattacagCTTCATTCTTCTTATACagcgactttattctcgtattattcttgtaatattatgactttaatatTTGTGGAGTTGACCTGAAGGGTAAATAGAAGttgcttgtcaaacaagatggcggctttGGGCGCGCTGActtcactctgaactatggaaacccaagaAGGTAACTGGTGgcgggaaaaaaaatcccaatttcCCAAAAGTTACATCTTCAAAAACCAAGAATTCGATTAACTGATCAAGTCGATATATCGCCCAGTCCTATTTGGGTTGCACTTGTGACTAATACCGACCAGAAGTCAAGTCAGCATGTATTGACCAGCAGATTTAAATTTATACTGAAGCCATTTCTTTTCCTGTCACTCCACTATTTGTAGTAGCTCACTCAATCTTGAGTCATCTGTTGATTAGATTCCCGATTAGTCAATTGTTTTGTCTAGAAAGATGTCAGAAAATAGTGAAGCTGCTCACCCTGATCGTCCACAGATGCTACAATCCTGGCTGTAATTCATGCGACCGGCCCCTACCCTCTCCTCCCAGTAGATCTGACTGGTTTCCGATGTCTCCCGCAGGTACATCCGAACCCTGTACCTGGGGGTGATGTCACGGCGGCAAAAGGAGCACCAGCGGCGGTGGTACTGGGCTATGATGTTCGAGTACGCCGATGTCAACATGCTGCGCTTGCTGGAGACGTTCCTGGAGTCTGCGCCGCAGCtggtgctgcagctctgcatcaTGATCCAGGAGAACCGAGCCGAGACCCTGCAGTGTAGGTGGAGCGCCGGCGACCAAACAAACCGTGGCATTAACTGCGTGTTTTGTTGACAACAAAGCGCTTGTTAGCCAACAGCTGCACAGGCAGTAATTAGCAATTTGCACACATTCCGCGCAGTAATGTGTGGCTGCAGATGGTGCTGGAGTGTTTGTTCAGGTATTCTGGTGAGGAAAGTGCCAtcttccctcctcttccttAATCATCCAGGATGTGTATCATCCAGGCGGCCACCCACTGGGATTATTCATCCCTATCACTctttggggtgttttttttattttttatgcttttcactTTAATGCAAATACGTGACTATCACACAGGGGGGCGGATGAACACGTCGTCTGGAACAATCAAAATAACTTCATCTCGTCGTGTCACATCTCTTAAATAATATGTCCAACGGTATTAACGCCTCCTGAAACTCCGAGGATGTGCTTGTCTCTGTTCCATAACCCTCCTCTGTCTCTTCAGGCATATCCTCCCTTGCCTCCCTCCTCTCCCTGGCCTGGGTTCTGGCCTCCTACCACAAGCTGCTGCGCGACTCCCGGGACGACCAGCGCAGCATGAGCTACCGCGGCGCACTGCTCCACCTCTGCTGGCGCCTCTTCACCATCTCCTCCCGCGTCCTCTCGCTCGCGCTCTTCGCCTCCCTTTTCCACATCTACTTCGGCATCTTTGTGGTGTTGCACTGGTGCGCCATGGCCTTCTGGGTGGTGCACGGTGGCACCGACTTCTGCATGTCGAAGTGGGAGGAGGTGCTCTTCAACATGGTGGTTGGCATTGTCTACATCTTCTGTTGGTTTAACGTGAAAGAGGGACGGACGCGGTACCGGATGATTACGTACTACACTGTGGTTTTGGCCGAGAATACCATCCTGACGGGCCTGTGGTGAGCTATGGATGAAATCTTCACTGCTTATATAAAATCATGAAGGGTTTTGGTTACACCATGTACTGGATATTATATCCTGTTCAACTTTCTTTAACCTCGATTGAAGCAGCCGCAGCAACTGCCACTGGAAGTACTACTACAGCTGCCACTTACATGATTTGAGCTTTCTATCTCGCTAAATCCgtcaaatcaaatttaacagcATTATCTTTCTTAATatagaaatctaaaaatattagaCATTTGGTGCGTGTTGAGATTCGAGCCTTGGTGGTTTGAAGGCCATAAGCAGCGGCTCAGCTTGCTCATGCCTTGGGCCGGCTTTGAGTGTAAGCTTAGTATTTAGATGCAGTTTAAACCCGCGACTCTTCTCTGCTGCAGGTACGCCTATCGAGATCCGGCGCTCACCGACTCGTACGCCGTCCCTGCCCTCTGCAGCGTCTACCTGACGTTCGCCGGGGGCGTCCTCGTCATGTTCCTGTACTACGGCTTCCTGCACCCGGCCACCGCCCACCTCCAGCCGAGCCCCGCCTCCTCCTGCTGCGCCCAGCTGCTCTGGGGTCTGCCGCTTCCACCGTCGGCCCCGCCCACTGCCCCGCCCACCCCGGCACACATGGCCAAGTCGCAGACGGAAGAGGACGTGGCCGAGTCGTGCCTTCCTGTCTTCCAGGTGAGGTCCGCCCCCCTGATCTCCAAGCCCGAAGGCCCGCTGATAAAAATCGACATGCCCAGGAAGCGCTACCCGGCCTGGGACGCTCACTACGTAGACAGGCGCCTGCGAAGGACTATAAACATCCTGCAGTACATAACGCCAGCTGCCGTGGGCATCCGCTACCGCGACGGGCCGCTACTGTACGAACTACTGCAGTACGAGTCTTcgctctgacacacacacaggtacacCTGAGCACATACAGCACTAGAAAATCTACATGTGGATGTTCAAACTTGGAgaagataaaggaaaaaaaagtcatgagCAAAAGGTCTCACTTGATATAAGCACATGCACACTGAAGCAATCTCACTtttaagcacacacacactcgcacacactTCTTGTAAGTCCCGTGGCCATCACTCAGCAAGCTGCTTCAGTCCATCTCCTTCTTTCTCACTTCACTTTTTATGAACCTCCCTTCCATTCTCTGCTATGGAGacgaaaaaaaaattaaaaagagaaacaagcaCATTTCTACAGCAGTGCCCTACCGTGTCATTTATGTTGCGATCAACACGCATTGAGTGAcacaaaagagagaaacaattgtcacttagaaaaaataaatgggaTCGTCAATATGTGGTTAGTCTAGTCAAAGGgttgtgtaaatattttctttgtacagagcagatatttttaatgtaatgtcacTTTGTGGCTGGACAAAGAGCTTAAAGAGCGATGAAGGTTACCAGGGAAGTgcaaaagagacagaaaacagtattaaaatcacaaacttgCAAACAAATGTCTCATCTTACGTCTTAGCTATTCAGCATCTATCAGATCATCAAGAGTCggaacaacaaaaatataatataagcTTAGTTTGGTTCAGAATTACCAGTCATGGTTTTCctgaatacattcaaacaatggCACCATACCAATataatttagagaaaaacatattaaaaactagtttatttgttttagtttttcgtTCGGTATAAATGGGATTACATGTCCGTTCTTACACCCATAGCTGTTCGCAGCCTTTGTAGAAACTACACCCGCTTTTCTGACTAGCTAGTCAGagatttttgcaaaattgagaaactacaattaaaatattcattaataattcaacaaattgatataaaacaacaaaaataataaaattttaatttcaaaaagaaTCTTCACTTTAACTAAGACCTGCTTTATTCCTGTCAGGAGCATGAGAAATCTGTTCTTTTGCCTTCACCACTGTCTTCATTAGCTTTGTTGTGCTAATTTAAGATATATTTTCAGAATACAGCAGataaacctaaatatttttggacTAAACAATACTGTTTGTTCATTATGTGAAGAAATACAGTCATTATAAACACATCAGATCCACTATATGTAATGCTAGTCACAGACGTCCCTGCCGTTTGCTTAGTCAACAGAGAAATAGATATGAGGCAGCATAATATGCTGTACATGTGTTACCTAACCGTTTTCCACTTTTCCTTACAAAGGTTGTGGGAGGCTTTAATACTTTACTCAGACTGTCAAAAAGTGCTAACACTCAGTAAATCAGTTCATGTCAGTGTTGGACCACAGCAAAAAATCCCAGATCTGGAAATTACAACAGAGGGCAAGTACACGACTAATTATTTCTGATCCGTGCGTAGCGTTTCTGTGTGATGTCTTATTCACGCCAGCCGTTCCTACGCTAACAGAAGCTGATATGAAACAGTTGTGGACCTGAGTCGTCACGACCCCCCTGGATGACTTGTCTTCTCGTGCATCATGTCCAGCATCAACTCCTCCAAAAGCCACCCACGGCTGAGCTGTGATGTGTggctcattatttatttatttttggtttgtttatcCCTGGTATACAAGCTGTTACATTGGCAGGCGACAGCAAATGGTGCCGATGCATCAATCACGGCCCTGTCTGCAGGAATGGTGGAGAAATGACATGCCGTCGGAGGGGGAGGTCACACTCGCACCATGGGGtatagagtaaaaaaaacatgttttcgcCATGCACTTGCATATCAGCAGGTGAAACACAaatatgtgcttatttttttcatttggattcccactataaattaaaagaaatataacattttgagttaaaaagTTGGTATTTAGCtatattttttagctttaatcTGAATTGTCCTAAAACTGTTCATATGTAAAATTGTTCCCCTGTAtgtagatttgaaaaaaaagcatGCTATTAGTTGTTACTTAATTAAATATCCACATAGCCCGGCTAAATATTAGGAAATGTGTCAAGATATTTGGTAATGAGAGAACTAGGActcaaattaatgaaaaattagcttAGCAGAGCACGGTTAGCCAGGGCCTGGCTGACTGATATCaaatatgttcatgtttttttggacACATGCTAAAGAATAATTggacatttccaccaaaaaattGGGTTCAAAAATTAGCATTAGTCTGTATCTGACTAAGCTGAATAATTAGCCTTGTTTTCAAATATGTCCACATATGTTGTGAGGCAAATATTTGGTCTCAAGCTAAagtagaaaaattatttaactgcTCCTGTATGTGAACATTAGAACACAATGCAGGAATGACAATCTTCtggtttatttgtatttatttttcttgggtATGATGGAAAGGTTGCCTTCACTGACTGTACAAAATATTCATGTACAGTCTATAGTTGCCTGTGATTTACACCAAATATTTCAGACCAGTATCACAAATGAGACAGAAGGATGAACCTTATGTAACTGTCTCCATCCCAAGATTTAGATTTATTCTAGTTACCatgaaattagcatttttagaAATACAGTATGCATTTATTCATGGCAAAGCGAAAAAAAACACGCTGAACTATTGATTTAGGCTTGGATAATgcaactttaattatttttccctGGTGCTAGCCTGATTAACAAAACAGACGAATAATTTTCTACAATCTGGCGAAGAGATTCAGTCTATCCAGATGTGCAACAGAAGCAGCTTTGTTGCTGTTCATATGGTGCAAATGCTCTCAAGCTACAGAGTCAATTGGCTGCTAATCCCTTTTCATATGGTGCAAACATGAAACACACTTGTACTTACGGTGCAATAAGGGCAGATTGTCTCCTGGAATTAAATGGTGCAACTTGAGTACTGCCTTCAGTTCTCGGCCAAGGCTGTGCCAAAGGCTCCTTCTAAGTGAACAACTGCTCTTCCTGTCTTGCAGAAGCTATGCAAGTCTCCAAAGCAAGGAGATGTGCTtagtgtacacacacacacaatcacagtTGCATAAACACGGGGTTTTCCTCTGCAGCAAGGAGATATGAACACAGCCACATCGTGAAAAGTAGGGTAACAACATGGGATGTACCTTAgtgctcaaacacacacacacacccacacacacacctacaatGTTGAATACTTCTTCACCCCTTTATAATTTGGGAACAATATTCTTATGGTGCTAATGAGTAAACCAGAAAGATTTTTGTATAGTTGTGCTTGCAGTCGAGAATTTAGCCAAATATGTTGTTTTGCATTCTGACTGAAATGTGTAATTCTAAGGAGTATATGTGAAAACTGCAGCACCTTGCGTatgtgattaaaacaaaaagctacaaTGCCTTATCCGCTCCTTTGATGATATCTGGCTCATGGCGGGGTGGTGCTCCTTTCTGGTACACTCTGATGTGGTTGTGGAAAACAGCACACTGTGTCCGCACTGCAAACCGACTACGTGCCATTTTCAGAACACGGTCAGCCATTTTCCTGTCAGTTTCACAAACCGTGCTTGTGAATTTCTTGCATGTATGTTGTAGATTTGAGGACCCGACTGCACACGCAACGCGTTAACTAAGAGACTATGAAATCATTTTGAGCTCCTGAGCCTCCGACCCATTGGCTTATCCTACATCATGCCcctccagccaatcagatttcagGTCTAACAGCAGCCAAATCAGGTGTAAAACAACCAAATAGTACAGTTTCTTTTATACATGGAAGCCTTCGTTGGAACTCGactgcatttcatttaaaaaatcatctATACTGAGACTGCAGTCAAGTTTCAATGCTacaagtgaaacattttgttcttcatcTACAAAAACCACAGCCTTAGCTAGACCCACTTTGTAAGATATTTGAATCCAGCCAGTGCTTTGTCACTTCTTGTATGGCTATTCATCGACAGCTATGCAAAGTTACAAAAAGCAGGATGGCTCTGGGCTTAGAGAACCTTTAAGAAAACACCACATCACTGTTGTTTCAGTGTTactttacctttatttttttacctccgATGAATGACAGCATTTAATATATTACAGTGTTTTTCCCTAAATCAGTAAAAACCAAGAATAACTATTGTTTTAacagtaaaagtgaaaataggTGTCAGGTTCTCCTCAAAGTTTCACTTACTGCTTCTACATTTTGAGTTTCTCAAGTAAATAAAGCCATGATGTAATAAGTCATGAGTTGAAGCCCATCTGATATGGTATTTACCTGTTTTTGACAGAGTGAGATATATAAATCTTATAATTGAGTAAGGGAgcacaaggtttcccccagaaaacttgatAATCCCGGGGGTTTGGGCACTAGGGcggtcattcatccagcggcccgtcgtgtttttgagttaaaaaatgtttaaagtcgacaggaattttgaaaatatcttttgataattatgtgttattgaaatattggaagattaacccctgaacaccaactataaagtcttaaaaaatgcaaacattttaaaaagacttaaataaataagcaatgcttacaCTGGTGGGGtccaagtaaagcctggtggcccgccaggcttataatacactgggggaaaccctggagcATTAGCCATAATGATGCATCCCCAAGCTTTGAATCTGTTTCCATAGcaattttatgaatatttttgtttgtttgtttgtttttgttctttttttgtcaagatTGATTTGTTGGGAGGGGGAAAACTGCAATGTAGCTTTTAAACGGTGAGAGATGAACGCTGCCTCCCGACTGAGGAATGTCTGTCATATTATGAAAATTTAACCATAAAGCATTTCTTCTTTTggttaaacacagaaaatgttctgctaTCAGGGtctatgatttttgttttgtcttaatttctGCAGCcaaagtttttatgtttgatcCGTAGCTGTGAAGGTGTCATTATTCGTTATGGATTTGCAGACCTCAAAGCCAGAGGCTAAGCTGACCTGAGTCCAGCAGACACTGaaacctttt
The genomic region above belongs to Xiphophorus maculatus strain JP 163 A chromosome 24, X_maculatus-5.0-male, whole genome shotgun sequence and contains:
- the LOC102231969 gene encoding XK-related protein 6-like; translation: MAAKSDGGKADVGCGGGSGFAQLYDVDAEEPLDSAAIHICQCCRSSACYWGCRSACLGSLLGGGQPVGGVGVRETHCPPREQLWLDCLWIILALLVFFWDVGTDLCLAADYYHRQNYLWFGLTLFFVLVPSVLVQILSFRWFVQDYTGGGLGEVEGLTKRGTVVQGCLYPGKDRLQLAIIWLWQATIHILQLGQVWRYIRTLYLGVMSRRQKEHQRRWYWAMMFEYADVNMLRLLETFLESAPQLVLQLCIMIQENRAETLQCISSLASLLSLAWVLASYHKLLRDSRDDQRSMSYRGALLHLCWRLFTISSRVLSLALFASLFHIYFGIFVVLHWCAMAFWVVHGGTDFCMSKWEEVLFNMVVGIVYIFCWFNVKEGRTRYRMITYYTVVLAENTILTGLWYAYRDPALTDSYAVPALCSVYLTFAGGVLVMFLYYGFLHPATAHLQPSPASSCCAQLLWGLPLPPSAPPTAPPTPAHMAKSQTEEDVAESCLPVFQVRSAPLISKPEGPLIKIDMPRKRYPAWDAHYVDRRLRRTINILQYITPAAVGIRYRDGPLLYELLQYESSL